A part of Paraliobacillus zengyii genomic DNA contains:
- the rho gene encoding transcription termination factor Rho: protein MNEVTISQLETMTLKDLYTQAKEFKVSYYAKLTKKELIFAILKAQAEKGGYLFMDGVLEIIPSEGFGFLRPINYSPSAEDIYISASQIRRFDLRNGDKVSGKVRPPKENERYYGLLHVDAVNGENPEMAKERVHFPALTALYPNRLMNLETDEKAISTRIMDLITPVGFGQRGLIVAPPKAGKTMLLTQIANSITKNHPDAKLIILLVDERPEEVTDIERSVHPNVDVVSSTFDEVPENHIKVSELVLERAMRLVEHKKDVIILMDSITRLARAYNLVIPPSGRTLSGGIDPAAFHRPKRFFGAARNIEEGGSFTILATALVETGSRMDDVIYEEFKGTGNMELHLDRALAQRRIFPAIDILPSGTRKEELLLPQAQLDILWAVRKSMQDSSDFLDRFLRKIRSTKTNLEFYEQLETEMKRKGTMKK from the coding sequence GTGAACGAAGTAACTATTTCTCAATTAGAGACCATGACATTGAAAGACCTTTATACTCAGGCAAAAGAGTTTAAAGTATCTTACTATGCCAAATTAACAAAAAAAGAATTAATATTCGCAATTTTGAAGGCACAAGCTGAAAAAGGTGGATATTTATTCATGGATGGTGTGTTAGAAATAATTCCATCAGAAGGATTTGGTTTTTTACGACCAATTAATTATTCTCCAAGTGCAGAAGATATTTATATCTCAGCATCTCAAATACGTCGATTTGACTTACGAAACGGTGATAAAGTTTCTGGTAAGGTACGACCACCAAAAGAAAATGAACGTTATTATGGATTGTTACATGTTGATGCTGTAAACGGAGAAAATCCTGAAATGGCAAAAGAACGGGTCCATTTTCCGGCGCTTACTGCTTTATATCCGAATCGTTTAATGAATTTAGAGACCGATGAAAAAGCAATATCAACGCGAATTATGGATTTAATAACGCCTGTAGGGTTTGGGCAGCGTGGACTTATTGTTGCACCACCAAAAGCTGGTAAAACGATGTTATTAACTCAAATTGCGAATAGTATAACGAAAAATCATCCGGATGCTAAACTGATAATTTTATTAGTTGACGAACGTCCAGAAGAAGTTACAGATATTGAGCGTTCCGTTCATCCTAATGTGGATGTTGTAAGTTCGACCTTTGATGAAGTTCCTGAAAATCATATTAAAGTATCTGAACTTGTTTTAGAGCGGGCAATGCGTCTTGTCGAGCATAAAAAGGATGTTATTATCTTAATGGATAGTATCACGCGCTTAGCTAGGGCATATAACCTAGTTATTCCTCCAAGCGGTCGTACCTTATCAGGTGGTATTGATCCAGCTGCATTTCATAGACCGAAACGATTCTTCGGTGCTGCACGTAATATCGAAGAAGGTGGTAGTTTCACTATCTTAGCAACTGCTTTAGTCGAAACAGGTTCGCGGATGGATGATGTTATTTATGAAGAATTCAAAGGTACTGGTAACATGGAATTACATTTAGATAGAGCCTTGGCACAACGCCGTATTTTCCCGGCGATTGATATTTTGCCTTCAGGTACAAGAAAAGAAGAACTGTTATTACCACAAGCACAACTGGATATACTATGGGCTGTGCGTAAATCGATGCAGGATTCATCTGATTTCTTAGATCGCTTCTTACGTAAGATTCGTTCAACCAAAACAAACTTAGAGTTTTACGAGCAGCTAGAGACAGAAATGAAACGAAAAGGAACGATGAAGAAGTAA
- a CDS encoding UDP-N-acetylglucosamine 1-carboxyvinyltransferase gives MQKLYVQGGTPLNGKVRISGAKNSAVALLPAAILADSKVIIEGLPKISDVGILGELLEEIGGEVSWHGQTVHIDPSNMTSMPLPNGKVKKLRASYYFMGAMLGRFKKAVIGLPGGCHIGPRPIDQHIKGFEALGAKVTNEQGAIYLRADELKGARIYLDVVSVGATINIMLAAVKAKGKTIIENAAREPEIIDVATLLTSMGARIKGAGTDVIRIEGVDSLTGCMHTIIPDRIEAGTYTIMAAAQGEKVLIDNVIPQHLEPLLAKLREMGVQIEEGEEQLLITRSKDLKSVDIKTLVHPGFPTDLQQPFTSLLTSSTGTGVVTDTIYQARFKHIDELRRMNAQIKVEGSSAIVSGPVQLEGAKVKASDLRAGAALIVAGLMANGITEITGLEHIDRGYEELTEKLTKLGAIIWREEMTDSEIEQFQNS, from the coding sequence ATGCAAAAACTATATGTGCAGGGCGGTACTCCTCTCAATGGAAAAGTGCGGATCAGTGGTGCGAAAAATAGTGCGGTGGCATTGTTGCCAGCAGCTATTTTAGCTGATTCTAAAGTTATTATTGAGGGTTTGCCGAAAATCTCTGACGTCGGTATATTAGGCGAGTTATTAGAAGAAATTGGTGGAGAAGTATCGTGGCATGGACAGACTGTACATATTGATCCTTCGAATATGACATCCATGCCATTACCGAACGGAAAAGTAAAAAAACTAAGAGCTTCCTATTATTTTATGGGCGCTATGTTAGGACGTTTTAAGAAAGCAGTAATTGGCTTACCAGGTGGCTGTCATATTGGACCACGCCCAATTGATCAGCATATTAAAGGGTTTGAAGCACTTGGAGCAAAAGTTACAAATGAACAGGGCGCAATCTATTTACGTGCTGATGAACTAAAAGGTGCACGCATTTACCTTGATGTTGTTAGTGTAGGTGCGACAATCAATATAATGTTAGCAGCTGTAAAAGCAAAAGGGAAAACAATTATTGAGAATGCAGCACGCGAACCAGAAATTATCGATGTGGCTACATTGCTTACTAGTATGGGTGCAAGAATTAAAGGTGCAGGAACAGATGTTATTCGAATTGAAGGTGTGGATTCTCTAACGGGTTGTATGCATACTATTATTCCTGATCGAATAGAAGCAGGAACCTATACCATTATGGCGGCAGCACAGGGGGAGAAAGTGTTGATTGATAATGTTATTCCACAACACTTAGAGCCATTACTCGCTAAACTTCGTGAAATGGGTGTTCAAATTGAAGAAGGGGAAGAACAGTTACTGATCACTCGATCAAAAGACCTAAAGAGTGTTGATATCAAAACTCTGGTACATCCAGGCTTTCCTACCGATTTACAGCAACCTTTTACATCGTTGTTAACGAGTTCAACTGGAACAGGTGTTGTAACGGATACAATTTATCAAGCGCGTTTTAAACACATAGATGAGCTCCGTAGAATGAATGCACAGATAAAAGTTGAAGGAAGTTCAGCAATTGTTTCAGGTCCTGTTCAATTAGAAGGAGCAAAAGTGAAGGCTAGCGACCTTCGTGCTGGTGCAGCCTTAATTGTTGCAGGTTTGATGGCGAATGGTATAACAGAAATAACAGGATTAGAACATATTGATCGTGGTTATGAAGAGTTAACAGAGAAACTGACTAAATTAGGCGCGATTATTTGGCGCGAAGAGATGACAGATAGTGAAATTGAACAATTTCAAAACTCATAA
- the spoIIR gene encoding stage II sporulation protein R, whose amino-acid sequence MKKIIPIIGLLAVCITLFSMQTFVSGEETVSEEAYQVIPDEAIRLRILANSDQDKDQQIKRLVRDEVNEEITTWVEDLDDIDVARELIESRLDKIEEIVRNTLQAEGIEMSSEVSYGKNVNFPDKVYGSYVYPAGEYEAIMITLGEGKGANWWCVLFPPLCFLDFSNGTSVAAAEEKDEPEEKEEEDVEVKFFLFEWFS is encoded by the coding sequence ATGAAAAAAATCATACCTATTATTGGACTTTTAGCAGTGTGTATTACACTATTTTCTATGCAAACTTTTGTCAGCGGGGAAGAAACTGTATCAGAAGAAGCTTATCAGGTCATTCCGGACGAGGCGATACGATTAAGAATCCTTGCCAATAGTGATCAAGATAAAGATCAACAGATAAAAAGGTTGGTACGCGATGAAGTAAATGAAGAAATTACGACATGGGTAGAAGACCTGGATGATATTGATGTAGCACGTGAGTTGATTGAGTCTCGACTAGATAAGATTGAAGAGATAGTAAGGAACACGTTGCAAGCGGAAGGGATAGAGATGTCATCCGAGGTATCATACGGCAAGAACGTCAATTTTCCTGATAAAGTATACGGATCTTATGTTTATCCTGCGGGAGAATATGAAGCTATTATGATAACGTTAGGTGAAGGGAAAGGCGCGAATTGGTGGTGTGTACTGTTTCCACCCTTGTGTTTTCTAGATTTTTCTAATGGGACTAGTGTTGCAGCTGCAGAAGAAAAGGATGAACCAGAAGAAAAAGAGGAAGAGGACGTAGAAGTAAAGTTCTTTTTATTCGAATGGTTTAGTTAA
- a CDS encoding CTP synthase, whose protein sequence is MTKYIFVTGGVVSSIGKGIAAASLGRLLKNRGLSVTIQKFDPYINVDPGTMSPYQHGEVFVTEDGAETDLDLGHYERFIDINLNKYSNVTTGKIYSTVIKKERRGDYLGGTVQVIPHITNEIKEKVFQSGKQTNADVVITEIGGTVGDIESLPFLEAIRQIKSDIGKENVMYIHTTLVPYIKAAGELKTKPTQHSVKELRSLGIQPDVIILRTEMKITQDMKDKIALFCDIDAGSVIESTDAETLYHVPLALQAQHLDQITCDHFGLDCPPADMTEWNDLAEKVRNLSKTVTIGLVGKYVELPDAYISVVEALKHAGYSYDSDVCVRWIDSEGLHAENAAELLSDVDGILVPGGFGDRGIEGKIEAIRYARESKIPFLGICLGMQLATVEFARNVLGFDGAHSAEIDPNTPYPIIDLLPEQKDVSDMGGTLRLGVYPCRLKEGTKTREAYENEDVIYERHRHRFEFNNEYREKMEEKGFIFSGTSPDGKLIETIELADHPWFIASQFHPEFKSRPTRPQRLFYGFIGASVARQNQY, encoded by the coding sequence GTGACTAAATATATTTTTGTTACAGGTGGTGTTGTGTCGTCAATAGGAAAAGGTATTGCGGCAGCTTCATTAGGACGTTTATTAAAAAATAGAGGATTAAGTGTAACGATTCAGAAATTTGATCCGTATATTAATGTTGATCCAGGAACAATGAGTCCTTATCAGCACGGAGAAGTTTTTGTTACAGAAGACGGTGCAGAGACAGATCTGGATTTAGGTCACTATGAACGTTTTATTGACATTAATTTAAATAAATATAGCAACGTAACCACTGGTAAGATTTATTCTACTGTTATAAAAAAAGAACGTCGCGGGGATTATCTAGGTGGTACGGTACAAGTAATTCCACATATTACGAATGAAATTAAGGAAAAGGTTTTTCAATCTGGTAAACAAACAAATGCTGATGTTGTTATTACCGAAATTGGAGGTACTGTTGGAGATATCGAATCCTTACCGTTTTTGGAAGCTATCCGTCAAATAAAAAGTGATATTGGAAAAGAAAATGTCATGTACATCCATACAACATTAGTGCCATACATCAAAGCAGCTGGTGAATTAAAAACAAAACCAACGCAGCATAGTGTAAAAGAATTGCGCTCTTTGGGAATTCAACCAGATGTCATTATTCTTCGTACAGAAATGAAGATCACGCAAGATATGAAAGATAAGATCGCTCTATTCTGTGATATTGATGCTGGATCTGTAATTGAATCAACTGACGCTGAGACACTTTATCATGTGCCATTAGCTTTACAAGCACAGCATCTTGACCAAATTACATGTGACCATTTTGGTTTAGATTGTCCACCAGCAGACATGACCGAATGGAATGACTTAGCCGAAAAGGTTAGAAACTTATCAAAAACAGTTACAATTGGATTAGTAGGAAAGTATGTTGAATTACCAGATGCGTATATCTCTGTAGTTGAGGCATTAAAACATGCAGGCTATAGCTATGATTCCGATGTTTGCGTTCGATGGATTGATTCTGAAGGTTTACATGCTGAAAATGCAGCGGAATTACTTTCTGATGTCGATGGTATTCTAGTCCCAGGAGGATTTGGTGATCGTGGGATTGAAGGTAAAATTGAGGCAATTCGTTATGCTAGGGAATCTAAGATACCGTTTTTAGGAATTTGCTTAGGTATGCAGTTAGCGACAGTTGAATTTGCACGTAATGTACTTGGATTCGATGGTGCGCATTCTGCCGAAATTGATCCAAATACGCCTTACCCTATTATCGATTTATTACCAGAACAAAAAGATGTTTCTGATATGGGTGGAACACTTCGATTAGGTGTCTATCCATGTCGCTTAAAAGAGGGTACAAAAACGAGAGAGGCATACGAAAATGAAGATGTTATTTATGAGCGTCATCGCCACCGTTTTGAATTTAATAATGAGTACAGAGAAAAAATGGAGGAAAAAGGGTTTATCTTTTCCGGTACAAGCCCTGATGGTAAACTTATTGAAACGATCGAACTTGCAGATCATCCATGGTTTATAGCATCGCAGTTCCATCCGGAATTTAAATCTCGTCCGACTCGTCCACAACGTTTGTTTTATGGATTCATTGGAGCTTCAGTAGCGCGACAAAATCAATACTAA
- a CDS encoding IS1182 family transposase, translating into MFKDYNMNQVILPLDLEIKLQKNDIAYTIHDLVEQIPDKAFSVFLHETGCPAYHPRMMMKVILCAYTQSVFSGRKIEALLKDSIRMMWLAQGYEPSYRTINRFRVNQEVQDLLRQCFVQFRCQLVKEELIDEEAIFIDGTKIEANANKFTFVWRKAIEKYSANLVGKSNQMYDELLANEIIPEIERESMEELTTQELEKVLEKLEETVEAYDKKIEESEDVSERKQLRSERKTPKQYRKRFKDYATRKKKYENDMAIFEERNSYSKTDRDATFMRMKDDYMKNGQLKAGYNVQIATEGQYALAYDVFPNPTDVRTFIPFLDKIEESVFELPKYIVADAGYGSEQNYDDVLINRECIPLITYNMYRKEKTKKYKQDPFNTKNWEYDEATDSFLCPNDKKVMFQYLSNRIGKDNFTRAFRVYECEDCSDCLLRSQCTKAKEGNNRKIYYNEKWEQQKAYTKQQLSEKETGKIYGKRKIDVEPVFGFLKANLRFTRMSVRGKKKVENELGFAFMAVNLRKYTAKHAHGTTTPEYNLTKKGSDHLSMMIGTFFRYFWLVLSQPLF; encoded by the coding sequence ATGTTTAAAGATTATAACATGAATCAAGTAATTTTGCCGTTAGATTTAGAAATAAAATTACAAAAAAATGATATTGCCTATACAATCCATGACTTAGTTGAACAAATACCAGATAAAGCTTTTTCTGTTTTCTTACATGAAACAGGTTGTCCTGCTTATCATCCACGAATGATGATGAAGGTTATTTTATGTGCTTATACGCAATCTGTTTTCTCTGGAAGAAAAATTGAAGCATTACTGAAAGATAGTATACGTATGATGTGGTTAGCGCAAGGTTATGAGCCAAGCTATCGTACAATTAACCGTTTTCGAGTCAATCAAGAAGTACAAGACCTGTTACGCCAATGTTTTGTGCAATTTCGATGCCAGCTGGTGAAAGAAGAACTGATTGATGAAGAAGCGATCTTTATTGATGGTACCAAGATTGAAGCAAATGCCAACAAATTTACGTTTGTTTGGCGAAAAGCGATTGAAAAATACAGTGCCAATTTGGTGGGAAAATCAAATCAAATGTATGATGAATTGCTAGCAAACGAAATTATCCCAGAAATCGAACGTGAAAGTATGGAAGAACTAACCACCCAGGAACTCGAAAAAGTTTTGGAGAAACTAGAGGAGACGGTTGAAGCATACGACAAAAAGATCGAAGAAAGTGAAGATGTAAGCGAACGTAAGCAACTTCGTTCTGAACGCAAAACACCAAAACAATATCGCAAACGGTTTAAGGATTATGCAACACGCAAAAAAAAATACGAAAATGATATGGCCATATTTGAAGAGCGTAACAGTTATTCAAAGACAGATCGTGATGCCACCTTTATGCGAATGAAAGACGATTATATGAAGAATGGCCAATTGAAAGCTGGTTATAATGTCCAAATTGCGACAGAAGGACAATATGCACTCGCTTATGATGTATTTCCTAATCCAACCGATGTACGCACATTCATTCCTTTTCTAGATAAAATCGAGGAAAGCGTCTTTGAGCTTCCTAAATATATCGTCGCTGATGCAGGTTATGGAAGTGAACAAAATTACGATGATGTCCTAATTAATCGGGAGTGCATTCCACTAATTACATACAATATGTATCGAAAAGAGAAGACAAAGAAATATAAGCAAGATCCTTTTAACACAAAGAACTGGGAGTATGATGAAGCGACTGATTCCTTCCTCTGTCCAAATGACAAAAAAGTAATGTTCCAGTATCTTTCCAACCGGATAGGTAAAGACAACTTCACTCGAGCGTTTAGAGTCTATGAATGTGAAGATTGTTCGGATTGTCTATTACGCTCACAATGTACAAAAGCAAAGGAAGGAAATAATCGAAAGATATATTACAACGAAAAATGGGAACAACAAAAAGCATACACAAAACAACAACTTTCAGAAAAAGAAACCGGTAAAATCTATGGTAAACGAAAAATAGATGTGGAACCAGTCTTCGGATTTTTGAAGGCTAATTTGCGTTTTACTCGCATGTCGGTAAGAGGCAAAAAGAAAGTAGAAAATGAATTAGGATTCGCGTTCATGGCGGTGAACTTGAGGAAGTACACCGCTAAACATGCGCATGGTACAACAACGCCTGAATATAATCTAACAAAAAAAGGTTCCGACCATCTTTCTATGATGATTGGAACCTTTTTTCGTTATTTTTGGCTAGTTTTGTCCCAGCCTCTTTTTTAG
- a CDS encoding thymidine kinase: MYVMKQSGWVELICGSMFSGKSEELIRRVRRATYGNLSVRVFKPAIDDRYAKESVVSHNGNTILARPVSCADDIIAEMDDSIDVVGIDEVQFFDDKIVEIIDELANHGHRVIVAGLDTDFRGEPFGPVPAIMALSESVSKLNAICPICGSPASRTQRLIDDLPASYDDPIILVGASESYEPRCRHHHEVPNKPKQLLNIKTSEKTSE; the protein is encoded by the coding sequence GTGTATGTTATGAAGCAAAGTGGATGGGTAGAACTCATCTGTGGTAGTATGTTTTCGGGGAAATCAGAGGAACTTATTCGACGTGTCAGAAGAGCGACATATGGTAATTTATCTGTTCGAGTTTTTAAACCAGCAATTGATGATCGGTATGCAAAAGAATCCGTAGTCTCTCACAATGGAAATACTATTTTAGCTCGCCCAGTTTCATGTGCTGACGATATTATCGCTGAAATGGATGACTCAATTGATGTTGTAGGTATCGATGAGGTTCAATTTTTTGATGATAAGATTGTTGAAATAATAGATGAATTAGCCAATCATGGTCACCGTGTAATTGTTGCTGGTTTAGACACTGATTTTCGTGGGGAGCCGTTTGGTCCTGTTCCGGCGATAATGGCATTAAGTGAATCCGTCTCTAAATTAAATGCTATTTGCCCTATTTGTGGCTCACCTGCAAGTAGAACGCAACGTTTAATCGATGATTTACCTGCCTCTTATGATGATCCAATTATTTTAGTTGGTGCTTCAGAATCGTATGAACCACGCTGCCGCCATCACCACGAAGTTCCAAATAAGCCAAAACAATTACTAAATATAAAAACTTCAGAAAAAACATCTGAATAA
- the prfA gene encoding peptide chain release factor 1, with protein MLDKLQSLEDRYEKLNELLSDPEIINDTKKLRDYSKEQSDLTDIIEVYRQYKDVSTELQDAKVMLEEKLDADMQDMVKMEISELEDQLPELEEKLKLLLLPKDPNDDKSVIMEIRGAAGGDEAALFAADLYRMYARFAESQGWKMDVMESSSSGVGGYKEIIFMINGKGAYSKLKYENGAHRVQRVPDTESGGRIHTSTATVVAMPEAEEVEVDVHEKDIRVDTFTSSGPGGQSVNTTMSAVRLTHMPTGTVVSIQDEKSQIKNKEKAMKILRARIYDKVRQEAQAEYDQTRKSAVGSGDRSERIRTYNFPQNRVTDHRIGLTIQKLDQVLEGKLMEVVDALIMEEQTNKMEQIGE; from the coding sequence ATGCTTGATAAATTACAATCATTAGAAGATCGTTATGAGAAATTAAATGAACTATTAAGTGATCCTGAGATAATTAATGATACGAAGAAACTAAGAGATTACTCAAAAGAACAATCTGACTTAACAGATATTATTGAAGTTTATCGCCAATATAAAGACGTGTCGACAGAACTGCAGGATGCAAAGGTAATGCTTGAGGAAAAATTAGATGCAGATATGCAGGACATGGTCAAAATGGAAATTTCAGAATTAGAAGATCAATTACCAGAATTAGAGGAAAAGTTAAAACTGTTATTACTTCCTAAAGATCCAAATGATGATAAGAGTGTTATTATGGAAATTCGTGGTGCAGCTGGTGGGGATGAAGCAGCATTATTTGCAGCTGATTTATACCGGATGTATGCTCGATTTGCTGAGTCACAAGGTTGGAAGATGGATGTGATGGAATCAAGCTCATCAGGAGTTGGTGGCTATAAAGAGATTATCTTTATGATTAATGGTAAAGGTGCCTATTCCAAGTTAAAATATGAAAATGGTGCCCATCGTGTACAACGTGTACCAGATACAGAGTCAGGTGGACGAATTCATACATCAACTGCAACTGTTGTAGCCATGCCAGAAGCGGAAGAAGTAGAAGTAGATGTACATGAAAAGGATATTCGTGTCGATACATTTACGTCTAGTGGACCAGGCGGACAGAGTGTTAATACAACAATGTCAGCAGTAAGACTAACGCATATGCCTACAGGTACAGTTGTTTCGATTCAAGATGAAAAGTCGCAAATAAAGAACAAAGAAAAAGCGATGAAAATTTTGCGCGCTCGTATTTATGATAAAGTCCGTCAAGAAGCACAAGCAGAATATGACCAAACACGTAAGTCTGCTGTTGGTTCAGGAGATCGTTCAGAACGAATTCGCACATATAATTTTCCGCAAAACCGTGTGACAGATCACCGCATAGGTTTAACTATTCAAAAACTTGATCAAGTTTTAGAAGGTAAACTAATGGAAGTAGTCGATGCATTGATTATGGAAGAGCAAACAAATAAAATGGAACAAATAGGTGAATAA
- the fba gene encoding class II fructose-1,6-bisphosphate aldolase has translation MPLVSMKEMLDTANEKRYAVGQFNINNLEYIQAILQAAEDEKSPVILGVSEGAGKYMGGYSVVVAMVDATMKAQGTTVPVAIHLDHGQTFESCAKAIHAGFTSVMIDASHHPFEENVALTSKVVELAHFHGVSVEAEVGTVGGTEDGVTGGIMYADTAECKELVERTGIDCLAPALGSVHGAYEGEPNLGFKEMEEINVVAGVPLVLHGGTGIPTADIKKAISYGTSKINVNTENQIQQTQKVRDVLAANPDMIDPRKYLGPGRDAIKATVIGKMREFGSSNQA, from the coding sequence ATGCCATTAGTATCAATGAAAGAAATGTTAGACACAGCAAATGAAAAACGTTATGCAGTTGGCCAATTTAATATTAACAACTTGGAGTATATTCAAGCTATCTTACAAGCTGCTGAAGATGAAAAATCTCCAGTTATTCTAGGGGTTTCTGAAGGCGCTGGAAAATACATGGGTGGTTACAGTGTTGTTGTTGCAATGGTTGATGCGACAATGAAAGCTCAAGGAACAACAGTACCAGTTGCGATCCACTTAGACCACGGTCAAACATTTGAGTCATGTGCTAAAGCAATCCATGCTGGTTTCACATCAGTTATGATTGATGCTTCTCACCATCCATTTGAAGAAAATGTTGCGTTAACTTCTAAAGTGGTTGAACTTGCACATTTCCATGGTGTTTCTGTTGAAGCAGAAGTTGGAACTGTTGGTGGAACAGAAGACGGTGTTACAGGTGGCATCATGTATGCTGATACTGCGGAGTGTAAAGAGCTAGTAGAACGTACTGGAATTGATTGTCTTGCTCCAGCTCTAGGTTCTGTCCACGGTGCATATGAAGGTGAACCAAACCTAGGATTCAAAGAAATGGAAGAAATTAACGTAGTTGCTGGAGTACCACTAGTACTTCACGGTGGAACTGGTATCCCTACAGCAGACATCAAAAAAGCAATTTCTTATGGTACATCTAAAATTAACGTGAACACAGAAAATCAAATTCAACAAACACAAAAAGTACGTGATGTTTTGGCTGCAAATCCTGACATGATTGACCCACGTAAATACTTAGGACCAGGACGCGATGCGATTAAAGCAACAGTAATCGGTAAAATGCGTGAATTTGGTTCATCTAACCAAGCATAA
- the prmC gene encoding peptide chain release factor N(5)-glutamine methyltransferase, translating into MKQPNLQEVLRWASLFLEEHNREPRVAEILLLHHLNYTKSQLLMNLREPISTKQYHAYQQDIHKHTDTGIPVQHIIGSEYFYGRNFHVTKDVLIPRPETEELVLGVLERTKQMKRPIKVADIGTGSGIIAITLKLEDPTLQVEACDISVAAQEIAANNAMRLDAEVTFHQSDFLQKWIDNGETVDVIVSNPPYIAWEEKETLADTVRNFDPELALFAKANGLFAYQQIINQAKIVLSTCGLLAFEIGYQQAAQIKKLILHAFPDSEVEICQDINGRDRMIFVTLTRSKLNGSPKI; encoded by the coding sequence ATGAAACAGCCTAACTTACAAGAAGTCCTTCGTTGGGCTTCTCTTTTTTTAGAAGAACATAATCGTGAACCACGCGTCGCAGAAATTCTTTTACTACATCATTTAAATTATACGAAATCACAACTCTTAATGAACTTACGCGAACCAATTTCTACTAAGCAATATCACGCTTATCAACAGGATATACACAAACACACAGACACAGGGATTCCGGTTCAACATATAATTGGTTCAGAGTATTTTTATGGACGGAACTTTCATGTAACAAAAGATGTCCTAATTCCAAGACCAGAAACAGAAGAATTGGTGTTAGGTGTTCTTGAACGAACGAAACAAATGAAACGACCAATCAAAGTAGCGGATATTGGAACAGGCAGCGGGATTATTGCAATTACATTAAAGTTGGAAGATCCAACGTTACAAGTAGAAGCATGTGATATTTCAGTAGCGGCGCAGGAAATAGCAGCCAATAATGCAATGCGCTTAGATGCGGAGGTAACGTTTCACCAAAGTGATTTTTTGCAAAAGTGGATAGACAATGGGGAAACGGTAGATGTCATTGTCTCTAATCCCCCTTATATTGCCTGGGAAGAAAAAGAGACGTTAGCAGATACGGTTAGAAATTTCGATCCAGAGCTAGCTTTGTTTGCAAAAGCTAACGGGCTTTTTGCTTATCAACAAATTATAAATCAAGCTAAAATTGTGTTATCCACATGTGGATTACTTGCATTTGAAATAGGTTATCAACAAGCTGCACAGATTAAGAAACTTATTTTGCATGCATTTCCTGATAGTGAGGTAGAAATCTGCCAAGATATAAACGGACGTGATCGCATGATTTTCGTAACCTTAACAAGGAGCAAATTAAACGGTAGTCCTAAAATATAA
- a CDS encoding response regulator: MTRTVLIVDDQLGIRLLLEEIVKGEGYKAISCANGQQALDFVEQAPPDLIVIDFRLPIIDGATVIEKLEESGKYIPTIMMSGLAEQAKNKTKDFSSVKEVFSKPFNIEDARFHINRLLTKT, encoded by the coding sequence ATGACGCGAACAGTTTTGATCGTAGATGATCAACTAGGAATACGATTATTATTAGAAGAAATAGTAAAAGGTGAGGGTTATAAGGCTATTAGTTGTGCAAATGGTCAACAAGCATTAGATTTTGTGGAACAAGCACCACCAGATTTAATAGTAATTGATTTTCGTTTACCGATAATTGATGGTGCCACTGTTATCGAAAAACTAGAGGAAAGTGGAAAATATATTCCGACAATAATGATGAGTGGTTTAGCGGAGCAAGCAAAGAATAAAACAAAAGATTTTTCATCTGTAAAAGAAGTTTTCTCAAAACCATTTAATATAGAAGATGCAAGATTTCATATTAATCGATTATTAACTAAAACATAG
- a CDS encoding type B 50S ribosomal protein L31 yields the protein MKEGIHPEYKKVVFLDTSSDYKFLSGSTKSSDETIEWEDGNTYPLIRVEVSSDSHPFYTGKQKADKAGGRVDRFKKKYKLN from the coding sequence ATGAAAGAGGGCATTCATCCAGAATACAAAAAAGTTGTATTTCTTGATACAAGTTCTGATTACAAATTTCTTAGTGGATCAACGAAATCTTCCGACGAGACAATCGAATGGGAAGACGGTAACACATACCCGTTAATCCGTGTAGAGGTAAGTTCAGATTCTCATCCTTTCTATACTGGTAAACAAAAAGCAGATAAAGCTGGCGGCCGTGTAGATCGCTTTAAGAAAAAATATAAGCTTAACTAA